DNA from Gemella massiliensis:
CATTATTAGAGGGAACATTTATAGTAGCGATAATATTATCACCAACTTTTTTATAGACAATTCCATCGGTTAAGTTGTTGTTTTTAGTTGCTGTAAAAGGATCAAGAACTTTTATCCTAACATTGTCTACAGTCAAATTTTTACCTTTAATCACAACATCTAATGAACCGCCATTTGATTCTAATACCTTATTACTAATTTCATAACCTGTTATCACCGCTTTTTCTGTCGGCTGTTCCGGAGTTGGTTTTACTGGTTGTTCTGGTTCTATAGGTTTATTATCGTTATTCCCCGGTTTTTTCGGATCTTTTTCATCAGGTTTTGCCGGTTTTTCTTCTGTACCGCCCTTAACATCGGAAACAATTTTTTTTACTTTTTCTATTGTAGTCGCTTTTGTTATCTGTGGAATTAATTCAAATTTCCCTAATGAGATTAGAGTTTTTCGTGCTTTTACCTTTTCACTTCCTAATATAGCATTATACGTCGCTTCTTCCAATGAAGTTATCGCCTGTTCTATTTGTTCCTTAGTTGCTTTGTTATCAGCTAATACTTGCTCCGCCTTTGTTCTAACTTCAATCCATTTATTATTATTTGGTTGATTTCCTTCATTAGGGACATAACCTTCTTCTGATCTTATATCTCTTTTTATCAATATTTCCAGTTTATTTCTCAATTCACTTTCATTAACTACCGGATTTTCTGTTTTTTTATTTACTTTTATTTTAATATTAGTTAAACTCCAAGCATACTCCTCAAATCCCAATTTCAAATTAACAGGCACAGTTTTACCATTATTTTGTTTCAAAAATTCATCTGTAAATGTCAACTCAAAATTAGAAGTTGCAACATTATAAGTTGCACTCACACCTTCTACATTTGTTTTTATATCGGAGAAGAAATTAATAGCTTCCTCACTTTCTAATTGTTTAGCTAATTTTCTTCCTATTTCATTTATACCTACAAAAGGACTTGACATAGAAACATTTTTTGAGTTTACTTCTACTTCTTTACCATAGTTAATTTTCTGACCATCGAATTTTATACTTCCACCTTCTTCGTTAATCATCTTAACAATACGTGGAACTATGTAATCAACTACTTTTGAATAATCTTTAATATGATTACCGCCTAAAATTAATTCTTTAATGTTAGTCAATCCTGTTAAAACTGAAATATCTGAAATATCATTACTTCCCAGCGATAAAACTTCCAATTTAGTCATATTAGCCACTGCAGAAATATCTTTAATACCACCGCTAACGATAGGGTGACTTTCATCGCCTGTTTGATCATTATTATTATGAAGATCTAAATGTTTTAGGTTAACTAAATTTTTCAACGAACTTATATCCGTTAATTTATTTGAATATAAATCTAAAAATTCTAAATTTGTTAAATCAGACAACGGCGCTAAATTAGTAATTCTGTTTCTAAATAAACTTAGATGTTTTAATTTTTTCAAATTAGCTAAAGGTGTTAGATCCGTTATCTCATTTTCATCTAAATTTAATTCTTCTAAATTAATCGCTTTTTCCAAACCGGAAAGATCTTTTATTCCACAAGTAAATACAAATTTAAAATCTTGTGTTCCTTTTAGTGATTTTCTTTCTAATATCGCCTTATTATTTTTATCACGAAGTTTTATAATTTTTAATTTTTCTATTTCTGATTTAGTTATTTTTTGATTATCATCACGAGCCGCATCTATATTTTTATTAATTAATTTTTTCAATAACGGATCATTTATTATAACTTCCTGATCCTGATCGCCCGGATTTACCGGCTTACTTGGATCTTCCGGTGTTATCGGATTATCAGGTTTATCCTGTTCAGAGGGTTTATTCGGCTCTATCGGTTGTTTTGGGTCTTCTTTTCTACCATCTTCTGTATTTATTTCTTCTTCTGCATAGTAAGTTACTTCTACTTTTATCTCACTTCCCGCTATATTTGCCTTGCTTTCTATATTTTTCTTAACCGGAGCTGTATTTGGCAGCACTCTCTTATTAGCTAAATTTTTTAGTTGTCTTTTGAAATTTTCAAGCTGCTCTTTTGAAATTACTTTTTCTTCTTTTTGCCCTGCTTTCAGACTGTTAACACGATAACTTATTACTTTTTTACCGTCTATCGTTATTTTTACATCAACATTATTTACATCTCTTACCGCTATAATGTCTACTACTGCTCCGCCATTTTGTTCTTTAATGCTGATTTGTAAATCTTTATTTGCTTTTACTTCAATTTTTTCTTTTGCTTGAACATCTATTCTTCCTAATTGTGAAATACCGCTTAATACCACTACTCCACTTAGAACTCCACTTGTTATCTTTAAAATTGTTTTATTTTTCATACATTTTCTCCATGCTGCTTATTTTCATAAA
Protein-coding regions in this window:
- a CDS encoding leucine-rich repeat domain-containing protein → MKNKTILKITSGVLSGVVVLSGISQLGRIDVQAKEKIEVKANKDLQISIKEQNGGAVVDIIAVRDVNNVDVKITIDGKKVISYRVNSLKAGQKEEKVISKEQLENFKRQLKNLANKRVLPNTAPVKKNIESKANIAGSEIKVEVTYYAEEEINTEDGRKEDPKQPIEPNKPSEQDKPDNPITPEDPSKPVNPGDQDQEVIINDPLLKKLINKNIDAARDDNQKITKSEIEKLKIIKLRDKNNKAILERKSLKGTQDFKFVFTCGIKDLSGLEKAINLEELNLDENEITDLTPLANLKKLKHLSLFRNRITNLAPLSDLTNLEFLDLYSNKLTDISSLKNLVNLKHLDLHNNNDQTGDESHPIVSGGIKDISAVANMTKLEVLSLGSNDISDISVLTGLTNIKELILGGNHIKDYSKVVDYIVPRIVKMINEEGGSIKFDGQKINYGKEVEVNSKNVSMSSPFVGINEIGRKLAKQLESEEAINFFSDIKTNVEGVSATYNVATSNFELTFTDEFLKQNNGKTVPVNLKLGFEEYAWSLTNIKIKVNKKTENPVVNESELRNKLEILIKRDIRSEEGYVPNEGNQPNNNKWIEVRTKAEQVLADNKATKEQIEQAITSLEEATYNAILGSEKVKARKTLISLGKFELIPQITKATTIEKVKKIVSDVKGGTEEKPAKPDEKDPKKPGNNDNKPIEPEQPVKPTPEQPTEKAVITGYEISNKVLESNGGSLDVVIKGKNLTVDNVRIKVLDPFTATKNNNLTDGIVYKKVGDNIIATINVPSNNENNAKSYNLIFADKNGQKVTTTYEEGRGENGRVITVLPVGKTKQDAVLSFVTISSYQAHHSTDLTTTTTDKGNVSKKNGCSSLWY